The nucleotide sequence tccaacaccacaacaacatcattccaacaccccaacaaccgtCATTTCTAAACCAGGTATCTGAATTTCTTTCTCTGTTTTGTTTCTATtgcaccttcttttttttttcatcaaattttcattatacatatatacatacatatatacacatatatatatacatatatacatatacatatatgtacacatatatacatatatacatatatacatatatatatatacataaatacatatatatagatatatacatacgtatatacatttacatatatatatacatatatatatatacatatatacatatatatgtacatagatacatatacatatatgtataagtatatatgttattTGTATGTCCATAGCGAGATACAATACTTACCCATGATAGCGTCGTTTTGGGCTGCGCGCcattatgtttatttttgtggtattgttttgctgcacattgCATTTTACTACAGAAAGAGTCCATGTTAGTGATAGTGGATAAtgtttccttcattttggtgGTTTTAGAGTCGTTGAGGAGACCTTCCATTTTAGTCTTCACTTTAGTTGCGTTAGTTTCGCAATCTCCATTTGTTTGTGTTGATGTTGTATTAATTAAAGTTTTGGAAACACTTAGTTTGCAATTAttaaattcttccttttgccttgagcaaagaaaacaattatttttactaGCACTACGAACAGCATTACATGAAGAATTATTAATTCGGTTCCATGTTTCGAACATagcttctatttttttctcatcaataGGACATTTCTCCTCAGacgccttttttattttagttgcgtaaaggttaagtgctgcgcacatcatagattgtttaaaaaagttatcaTCATGCTGATGGCCGTTCTGATTGGCAGCAGGAGCAGGAGCAGCAGGAGCAGGAGCAGCAGCAGCAGCACCAACACTACCACTACCACTAACATTTGATGGAATGTTTTTAATGTATTTTAATCCAGCCGCGATATGATTgcaagcttttctttcgacACTATCAGGATTATTATCCCCAAAGATTCTGCATGTTGCGTTATTAGTGTTTGCCCCTGATGTGTTACTTACATCCAACACGATCTTCTGGAACATATCTTGCAATGTTGTTCTGACGCCTTCCTCCTCCCAAAAGTTAcactgttaaaaaaaaaaaaagaaaaaggttatatatatatataattcgttgtgtagtatccggttagtgtgccatccggttgttgtgtagtatccgttCCCGGtcggcgaggagtttttcctttccccccctaaagtaactaaagctaaccccgaaaccttattctaacaccctcaaactttattctaatacccctaaaaccctattctgacacccctaaaacattactcctagcacccctaaaaccttattctaacacccttaccaccttattctaatacccatacaacctttattcctgaacccggaatctgaattaatttattttattttattttttttttttccttttattccttctagCCCCCCTaagtgttgtgttggttgtgtagtaggttggttcttggtagtaatacttacccaatccTTGGTTGCAATAATATTTCCATTCGTCGTTTTTGCCTtgtttttgaaccatttgggtccAACACATCTAA is from Plasmodium knowlesi strain H genome assembly, contig: PKNH_00_54, whole genome shotgun sequence and encodes:
- a CDS encoding SICAvar, type I (fragment), which produces MDSEERDATGPEKKACNYLHAGLKTLYNGSTTAATTTPSTTSSSGTISLKDNPLLRQTVGCLLLHAYAKKMKETSTCVIDSGIAKAFKAWNEDNKSTCKDNGTKPCVPCEWNEDILESCHIHTTDATRTNQTAVKSKLTQVQGNIDRISNINLKDINKMSTLCDYIRCVGPKWFKNKAKTTNGNIIATKDWCNFWEEEGVRTTLQDMFQKIVLDVSNTSGANTNNATCRIFGDNNPDSVERKACNHIAAGLKYIKNIPSNVSGSGSVGAAAAAPAPAAPAPAANQNGHQHDDNFFKQSMMCAALNLYATKIKKASEEKCPIDEKKIEAMFETWNRINNSSCNAVRSASKNNCFLCSRQKEEFNNCKLSVSKTLINTTSTQTNGDCETNATKVKTKMEGLLNDSKTTKMKETLSTITNMDSFCSKMQCAAKQYHKNKHNGAQPKTTLSW